Below is a genomic region from Thermodesulfobacteriota bacterium.
CCCCGAGCGGATGGAAGTCGTTCTCGAAGAGCCCTACATCCTGGTCCATGAGAAGAAGATCGGAAACATGAAGGACCTGCTCCCGCTGCTCGAGCAGATCGCCCGCAGCGGCAAGCCGCTGCTGATCGTGGCGGAAGACGTCGAGGGCGAGGCGCTGGCCACTCTCGTCGTGAACAAGCTCCGCGGGACGCTGAACGCGGCCGCCGTGAAGGCCCCCGGCTTCGGGGACCGGCGGAAGGCGATGCTCGAGGACATCGCGACCCTCACCGGCGGGAAGTCGATCGCCGAGGAGATGGGGATCAAGCTCGAGGCGGTCACCCTGGCCGACCTGGGCCGCGCCAAGCGGGTGGTCATCGACAAGGAGAACTCCACGGTCATCGACGGGGCCGGCAAGAAGGCCGACATCGAGGCCCGCGTGAAGCAGATCCGGGCGCAGATCGAGGAGAGCACCTCCGAGTACGACAAGGAAAAGCTCCAGGAGCGGCTGGCGAAGCTCGTCGGCGGCGTGGCGGTGATCAACGTCGGCGCGGCCACCGAGAGCGAGATGAAGGAGAAGAAGGCCCGGGTCGAGGACGCGCTGCATGCTACCCGCGCGGCGGTCGAGGAAGGGATCGTTCCCGGCGGCGGCGTCGCCTATATCCGGGCGGCGGGCGCCCTGGACGGCCTGAAGATGGAGCACGACCAGCAGGCGGGCGTGGATATCGTGAAGAAGTCGCTGTACGAGCCGGCCAAGCAGATCGCGATCAACGCCGGCCAGGACGGCGGCGTCATCGTCGACAAGATCAAGAGCGGCAAGGGGAACTTCGGCTACAACGCGGG
It encodes:
- the groL gene encoding chaperonin GroEL (60 kDa chaperone family; promotes refolding of misfolded polypeptides especially under stressful conditions; forms two stacked rings of heptamers to form a barrel-shaped 14mer; ends can be capped by GroES; misfolded proteins enter the barrel where they are refolded when GroES binds); its protein translation is MAKVLKFSEEARAKIKVGVDILADAVKVTLGPRGRNVILDKSFGSPLVTKDGVTVAKEVEVADKFENMGAQMVKEVASKTSDVAGDGTTTATVLAQKIYAEGAKLVAAGYNPMDLKRGIDKAVETVAAELKKMSKQTKDPKEIAQVGTISANNDETIGNIISEAMAKVGKEGVITVEEAKGMETTLEIVEGMQFDRGYLSPYFVTDPERMEVVLEEPYILVHEKKIGNMKDLLPLLEQIARSGKPLLIVAEDVEGEALATLVVNKLRGTLNAAAVKAPGFGDRRKAMLEDIATLTGGKSIAEEMGIKLEAVTLADLGRAKRVVIDKENSTVIDGAGKKADIEARVKQIRAQIEESTSEYDKEKLQERLAKLVGGVAVINVGAATESEMKEKKARVEDALHATRAAVEEGIVPGGGVAYIRAAGALDGLKMEHDQQAGVDIVKKSLYEPAKQIAINAGQDGGVIVDKIKSGKGNFGYNAG